AGCGCTCGCGCCTCCGCCCTCACACCTTGCTCTTCAGCCAGGCGACGATGCGGTCGTACACGCCCGGTTCGCTCAGCAGGGAGCCGCCGTGCGCGGACCCGGCTACGACATGGGTCTGGATCCGGCCGCCGGGCACGCCCTTGTCCTCGGCCGTGGCCTTCAGGTCGGTGGAGTGGACGGGCGGCACGAAGTCGTCCTCCGAGTGGACCAGGTACATCGGGGCGTCGGCCGGATCGACCCAGTTCTTGGAGACCATGCTGCGCCAGGTGTCCCAGCAGGAGGGGTGGAGCGTGGTCGAGGTGTCGTCGGAGTCGGGGTAACAGCGGGCGAGGATGGCCGAGTTGTCGCGGAGTTTGCGCTTCTTGGCGTCAGTGGAGGTGTTGCCGTCGTTCCACGCCCGGTAGGGGGAGGCGACGGGTGAGAGGGCGACCACGCCCTTGAGCCGCAGGGCGCCCGCGCCGTGCGTCGCCGCGTCGGTGGCGAGCTGGCCGCCGGCCGAGGAGCCGAGCAGCAGCACACGGTTGGGGTCGACGTCGAACTCGGCGGCGTGGGAACGGATCCAGGCGACGGCGTCGGCGACGTCGTCGCGCTGGGCCGGCCACGCGGCCTCGAAGTTGAGCCGGTACCTGATGGCGAACACCTGGAAGCCCTCGGCGGCGAAGCGCTCCGCCGAAGAGGACCAGTCGGTCTGGTGGTACCAGTAGCCGCCGTGGATCAGCACGAGCGCGGGCTTCGGTCCGGAACCGCTCTGGTTCCAGTGGGCGTCGAGGGTCTGGCGCGGGTGGGTGCCGTACTTGTGGGTGGTTTTGGCCGCGCCGACCTGCACGGTCTGTGTCGTGCCGGCGCCCTGGGCGGCCGGGGCGGTCGAGACGGTGGTGGAGAGGGCGACGGCGCCGGCCACGGTGAGGGCGGCGAGCGCGGGCAGGGTTAAGCGACGCATGAGTATGTGCTTTCGGGCGGAGATGACGGAGGAAGTGGCGGGTGACCTGCCGGTCCCGCGGCGGCGCAGGGCCTGCCGCGGGACCGGCGGTGTGTGACGCCGGGGCGTCGGTGCCTCAGCGGATCACGGAGCCGAACGTCTCACCGGCCGCGGGCAGGCCGCCGGTACCCGGCTGGAACGTCGTGACCGGCTGGGTGCCGCCGCCCAGGACGTTGGCCCACGGCACGGCGTGCGCGGAGCCGTACGAGACAGGCCCGTGGGGCAGCCCGAGGTACAGCTCGGTGCCGGTGGCGTGGAGGGCGGTGCCCACCTTCTGCCCGTTGCCCAGGGCCCCGGGGATGCCGAACTTGCCCGGGTACACCGTGTTGATGAAGGCGCCGTTGGTCAGGCTGAAGGTGTAGACCGTGCCGCCGTCGGTCGCGCCGGTGCTGTCCTCGCCGGGCACGCCCACCGCGAGCAGCGTGTTCTGCGCGGTGCTGACCGCGCCCGGGGCGGTGTTCACGGCCGACAGGGACTGGGCGAAGTTGTCATTGGCCTCGGTGGCGCCCGGGACGCCGGTGGCGCCCTGGTAGATGCCGGAGACCTGGGTGAACCCGGAGGTCGTGAGACGGAAGGTGTCGACTCGGCCCGCGTTGGCGGCCTGGGAGCCGTCCTCGCCCGGGGACCCGACGGCCAGGAGCGACTCGGTGCCGTTCGCGGAGGCGCCTGCCCGGTACTGCACCAGGGCCAGCGACGCGCCGAACCGGTCGTCGGCTTCCGCGCCGCCCTGGACGGTGTCGAGGTCCTGGTCGAGACCGGTCAGGCCCGTCGGCAGCTTGTCGGCGTTGAGGGTGTGGCTGAACAGGGAGACACCACCGGCAGAGGCGAGCGTGCCGATGGTCTCGCCCGGGGCGCCCACCGCGAGGTGCTGCGGCGAACCAGCGATGGAGGCGCCGAATTTGTCGTTCGCCTCCATGGCACCCGGCACGCCCGACTTGTCCTGATGGATCAGGACGTTGGCGGTGCCGGTGCCGCGTACGTAGACGACCCCGCCCGCGTCGGCGAGGCCCCCGGCGGCGTCCTCGCCGGGCGCGCCGACGGCCAGGTACGGCTCACCCGCGAGCGTGGTGCCGGCAGCGAGCGCGGCACCGAACTGGTCACCGGACTCGGACCCCATCGAGGCGAGAGCACCACTGCCGGAGCCCTGCTCCAGGGTGACGGCCGCCTTGCCGGTGGTCAGCCCCCCGGGCGCGCCGTAGAGAACGCTGACCATGCCGGCGTCGGCGGCCGAGCCCAGGTCCTCCGACGGGGCACCGACGACGAGGTCGGTGCAGCCGTCGAGGTTGTGGTCGTACGTGGCGAGCGAGGAGCCGAATCGGTCCTTCGGCTCGGAGCCGCCGGGCACGGCGGCGAGGTCCTGCGTGAGCTCGGCAGTGCCCTTGCCACCGCCGTACACCACCCGGACCAGCCCCGCGCCCGCGTCGCCGCCGACGGCCGCGTCGGGGTCGACGACGGCGGTGTCGCGGACGCCGTCGCAGTTGAAGTCGGTGACGCGGGCCGCGGCCGTCTTGGACTGCACCCAGGCGGCCAGGTCGTCGACCCGGGCGGCGATGCCGTCGGTACGGGTCTCGGTCGGGGCGATCCCGAAGCAACCGCCCTGGTAGGAGCGGCTGCTGAGGGCGACCAGCTGGTGGGTGCCGCCCACCGTGCGGACCAGGGGGCCGCCGGTGTCGCCCATACAGGCGGAGACGCCGTCCTTGCCGGTGACCGTGGCCGTGGTGGCGGTGGCAGTGCCCACCGAGAACGCGCCGGTGTGCAGGTTCAGGGGTGCCCACTCGGTCTTGCTGCGGCCGTACCCGGCGAGCTTCAGCTCCTCGCCGGAGGTCGGCGCCGCGGTGGCCAGGGCGATGGGAGCGACACCGGTGACCGGGCGGTCGAGTCGGGCCAGCACCACGTCCCGGTCGGTGCGGGGCACCAGTTCGACGATGTCACGGACCGCGCCGGCGGAACTGGTGAGATCGGAGCGGCCGATGGTGGCGGTGGTCTTCCGCTGCGGTTTGCCGGCCGGTACCGCGACTCCGGCGGCGGGGTTGTCGACGAAGCAACTGGCCGCGGTCAGCAGCCACTCGGTGCCGACCAGGACTCCGGAGCAACCGCGGTGGTGGTCACCGACGATGATCTGCGCCGCGTAGGCGTAGGTGGTCTCGGATGCGGGGACCGAGGGCCCGGTCACGGCCGCGGCAGGGACGGCGGTGCACATCAGCAGGGAGGCGCACAGTGCGGCCAGGCGCACGGGTCTGGAGGGGTGTATCACGTTGTTCCTTGATGACGGAGGCGGCAGGGGCGGTCGGCTGAGCGTTACTTGGACGTCCTGATCTCCACGAGCACGTGCCGACGGCCCTGCTCGTCATTGCCCTCGCCGACCGGAGTCCAGGTGTTCTTCTCGATGTCGAACGACTTCTTCTCGGTCCCGACGGTCATGTCGACCTCGGTCGTGTAGTCGTTGCCCCTGATCGCGTAGACAGCGGGGATCTCCATCGTCAGCCAGCCGGACGTGCCCACGACCTTGAAGCAGATCCTGCCCCTCTCGCGTCCCGTCACCTCCAGCAGGCCGGGCCCGCTCGCGCAGTCGACCAGCGTGATGTGGCCGTCGCCGCGCTTGAGGACGATGCCCTGCTCCTGGAGGATCTTGTCGGCCTGTGGGTGGTTGAAGTCCTCCACGGCGTAGCCGGGGGCTTCGTCGACCACCGGCGTGACCTCCCCGGGCCCGGTGGCCTGGCCTGCCGGTGCCCCGCCCGCCAGCGCACACCACGCCAGCGTGCCTGCGGCCACCGCCGCGAGAGCAGTGCCGATGTGTCTCTTACGGTGCGATCCCGCCGATATCACGGCACGCTTCTTCATCGATGTTCGCTCACTCACTTGCTTTGTTTTCCTCTGATGTCACTGCCACGCCGTACTCCTGGAACGCAGACATGACGGCATGTGTGAACTCGTCCCCCAAAGCGTCACGTGAAGCAGCGAAGTTCCGCCACACCAAGCGAAATGGGGGAGCGTGTTCCCGCCGCGCGGTCCGCAGGCAGTCGACAAGTCCACCGTGACTCGACCCGAAGTATCCGCCAGCTCCATTGACTGCTTCTCCCAGTGCACAGAAGAAGGCGTCTCTGGTGGCGATCTGGGCGCCGTCCAGGAAAGCCGTTTCCCGCGTGTCGTAGCGGGTCGCCCGTTTCCCCGAGGTGAACCAGGCGGTCTGCGCGACGTGCAGCCAGCTCCCGCACCATTCAGGGGGCTGCCGGGCCCAATCGCCGCACTCGACGCCCGCCGCCCATTTGCTCCAGATCTCCCCCGCCTTCGGGTACTCGCACGTATATCCGATGAAGTCCACGTCCGGGCGCTCGTCGCCGCTCATGCTCGGCGCTTCGCCGAAAGCGGCCACGACCCTCCCGAGGTGGTACGCACCGATGGGCTGCCCCTGTGGATCGACGACCTGGAGTTCCGTCCCGTCGGTCTCCCTCCGAGTGATCTCCATTCGGTGGACCCTGACGAAGGTGAACCTCTCCGGAGTCTCCAGGTCCTGATCCACGAAGAAGCCTCGAACATCCTCTGCCGTCAGCAGGACATTCCCGGACTCCCCGTCGACCAGCCGGTAAGAAATCATGCCACTCATTCCCTAACGTTTCTTCCTCCAGCCCCAGTCAGGGAAATGCGGGGCGGTGAAGCGCTGAATCTTCCGATAATGGGTCGACGTCCACCCGATGATCTCAATCCCGTTCTTCTTCATGACCAGGATTCTTTCCTCTTCTTTCCCACCCGGAACCCGGTACTCGAGGGCGCCCTTCCATTTCGGATGCTCGATTCCCTTGTAGACGTCGTGGGACACGAGCCTGCCCTGCTTGTACAAATCGTAGGCCGCGGCGATGTTGTTGCTCATCCCGTTGGGCAGGGCGTCCGACAAGCGCCCGTTGGGGCACCGGTCGTTGTGCACGAGGACCGGGGTGGGACCGGCCATCACGTAGTACGTGGGGATGTCGGCGATCGTCAGGTTGTGGACGCGCTGGTCCTTCACGGCCCAGGACTTCGCCGAGGTGACCGGCACCCGCGCACCCGCCGGCGTCCGCAGCGCTGTACCGGTGTCGAGGTCCGCCGCCTCACGCCAGGCGCCGGTGGCGCCTGCTGTCCAGAAACGGTGCTTGTCCGTGGCGGTCACCGTCGCCGAAGGCCCGGTGCCGTGCGCCGGTACGGTGACCCGCACGAGATTCTTCTCGCCCCGGCTGGTGATGGTCGCCTCGACCGGCTCGACCCGTGTGCGGCCCGAGTCGGGATCGGTCGCCAGCACCCTGTCGCCGACGCGGACGTCCTCGATCGCCTTGCTCCGGCCATCACCCAGCAGCACCCGGGTCCCCGGGACGAAGCTGCTCTTCTGGCACGGCAGCTTCTTGAGCAGCTTGAGCTTGAGTGCGCCGAGAGCGAGGTCGTCCAGACACCTGACGGACTTGGTGGTGAGGCACTTCTCGATCTCCTCGGCACCCACGAACCAGGCGATCAGGCGGTCGAGGTACGTGCTGGTGATGCAGCCCATGCCCCCGGCGCCGTCGGCACCGCAGACCAGGAGGGTCTCACCCGGCTTCAGGTCCCCCTCCGACATGAGACTGTGCCGGACGCTCACCAGCCGCTTTTCCAGAGTCCTGCGGAGCTCGTCGTCGGACAGCGGCTTGCTGGCCTCCTGGGCCTCCTGCTTGATCTGGGCCTTCAGCTCCGCCACGAGTTTGTCGGCGGCGGTCTTCATGGCCTCCGTCCGGGCCTTGGCTGCCGCCGCCGCGTCCCTGCCTGCGGCTTCCTCGGCGAGGCCCGCCTGGTAGGAGGCGAGCCCGGCCTGATAGGCGTAGTCCCCGGCGACGGCGGCGGAGTGCTGGGCGCGTTCCGCCGACCGGGCCGCCGACCTCGCGTCCTGGCGGGCGGCCGCCGCCGCGTTCCTGGCCGTCTTCGCCGATTCGGCTGCTTGGTCTGCGGACTTCTGGGCCTGGTCGGCGGACTTGTCGGCCTCCTTGGCATAGGTGTCCGCCTGGGTGGCGGACTTCTTCGCCGCTTCGGCCCACGCGACGGCCTTGGCGGCGTCCTTGCGGGCTTCCGCGGCCACCTTCTGGGCCTCGGCGGCATCCTTGTGGGCGAGGTGCGCCGACTTGTGGGCGGCCTTCAGCAGGACGTTGACCTCTGCGATGTGGGCGGCCGCGTTGGCGTCACGCTGCCGCGCCTTGTGCACTCCGACGTCCAGGAAGCTGCGCAGCCCGGAGGGCGGTCCGGACAGCGCCGCCTCTGCCGAGGCCTGGACCTCGGGGCCGCCGGCGGCGAGGGCCTTGGTGACCATCACGCGGTCGTCGTCCTCACGGGCCTGGTGCTGCCCGGTCTCCAGGAAGTGCGCCACGTCCGCCGCGGTACCGTCCAGGGCCTTGCTCGCGGCGGCCTTGACACCGGGACCGCCCTGCGCGGCGATCTTGGCGACGGCGACCCGGTCGTCGTCCTCCTTGCCCGGGTAGGCACGGGTGCGCAGGAACTCCCTCACCCGGTCGATCGGTTGGTCGAGCGCTGCCAGAGCGGCCCGCTGCTGAGCGGGGATCGTGGTGGTCGTGGCGATGTGCGCCACGCTGGCGCGGTCGTCCTGCTCCATGGCCACGGTCAGCCTGGCGCGGACGAACTCGGCGACGTCCTCGTCGGTGCCCGACAGGGCGGTCTCGGCGGCGTCCCGTACCCAGGTTCCGCCACTGCTCAGCAGGTTGACCGCGGCCTGTCGCCCCTTGGCGGCCGTTACGGCCGGGTCCGAGGCCGCCGCGGCTTCCGTGACCAGTTTCTGAGTGGTGGCGGAGAGCTGCTGGCGGTGTCCGATCTCGTATGCGGCGGCTGCCTTCCGGGCCTCATGGGCCCGCCGGGCCTCTTCGGCGGCCAGGACCTCCTCGTCCCGCTGCTGGGCCAGTCGCTCGGCGTCGGCCTTGCGGGCCAGCTCCACCACGGTCGAAGCCTGTTCGGCCGCCTTCAGCGCGTTGTCGGCGGCCACGGTGGCCCCGTTCGCGGCAGCGGTGGCCTCCTTGGCGGCGTCCACCGCCTCGCTCGCGTTGTCGGCGGCCCGGTTGGCTGCCACCGCCGCGGCCGTGGCGTGCGCGGCGGCTTCATTGGCCGCGTCCCGCGACTGCCGGGCAGCCTTGGCGGCCTGGTTGGCGTTGACCTGGGCTGCGTTGGCGGCTCGGGTGGCCTGGTCGGCGAGCCGCTTGGCGCGAGCCGCGGCGGCGGCTGCCTCGTTGCTCTTGGCGCCCGCCTCACCGGCCCAGTGACCGGCGTCGGCGGCAGCGGCGGCGGCAGCAGCGGCGTTGACGCCCGCGCTGGCCGCGGCCGAGGCCGCCTTCGCGGCGTTGTCGGCGGCGATGCCGGCCTGGTCGGCCGCGTCTGCCGCCTTCCGTGCCCCGGAGGCGGCGGCGTTGGCCTTGTCCGCGGCCTTCCGCGCCTCGTGGGCCCGAGCGGCGTCGGCCGCCGTCGCGGCGGCTGCGGATCTGGCCGCGGAGGCGGCGTTGCCGGCCCTGCTGGCGGCATAGGCGGCCTGAGCAGCGGCAGTGGCGGCCACTCGTGCGGTGGCGTTCGCGGCCGCGGCCGCGGAGACCGCCGTACGGGCGGACTGGGCCGCACGGTTCGCGGCGGCGGCGGCCCGGGACGCGGCTGCCGCCGCCCTGCCGGCCGACGACTTGGCCTCCTGGGCCTCCTTGGCCGCGACCTGGGCCGCTTCCTTGGCCGCCTTGGTGGCCTTCTCGGCCTTGGCCGCCTCCTCCTTCGCGGTTTCGGTCAGCTCCTTCGCCTGCTTCTGCGCCTTCTCGGCGAGTTCGGCGAGCTGGGCGACCGAGAGCGTCTCCTGATCGCGCGCGGCCGCGATCGCCCAGCCGTGGTCCAGGAACTCCTGGACGTCCTCGGCCGTGCCGTCGAGGGCCTGTCCGGCGAGCTTCTTCACGTTCGGGCCGCCCGACGCGAGCAGTTGGGCCACCCGGACCCGGTTGTCGTCGTTGCGTGCCTTGTACTGGCCGTCCTGCAGGAACGCGTTCCAGTCGTCGGCGGTACCGTCCAGCGCCTTGCTGCCCGCCGCCTTCACGCCCGGGCCGCCGAAGGCCATGGCCTGCGCCACGCGGACACGCAGATCCTCGTCGTGGGCGGGGCCGAAGGAACCGTCCAGGAAGGCCTGGAGTTCCTCGACGCCGCCGCTCAGGGCGGCGTTGGCCGCCTCACGCACCGCCGGGCCGCCGATCGCCATGACCTGGGCGACCTGCACCCGCAAGTCCTCTTCCCAGATGACCGGCAGGTCCTCGGCCATGAACCTCTGGATGTCCTCGGGGGACCCGAGCAGGGCTGCCTCCGCGGCCTTCCGTACGCCCGGACCGCCGTACTTCCAGGCTTCGAGAACGTCCACTCTTTCGAACGGCGGTTCACCGTCGTCGGCCGCGGCGGGACGCAGGTCGGCTCCCAGGACCACTGCCAGGGCCAACAGCGTCGCCACGAAGCCGCGCCATACCGGCGCGGCTCCCCATCTGACACTCAACGCGTCGCTCCTCATCCCTGCATGACTGAATTCCGCGGGGGCCTCTGATGACGTCCTCATCGACGACCGGGAGCAAGGCTGAGCGTTGGGAGCGGCGAACTGGGCGAGTCTGAGAGGTCATCGCGTTCCAGGCGGTTGCCGCCGCGCGGTCTCGGACACCTGCCCGTGGAGGTTCTGCCGCGCTCCCCCTTGTGCGCGTCCCCCGCTCTTCCCCCGGCCGGGAGGTCACCCCAGCACCTTCTGATCTTTACTGAGGATTTACGACCTTCACAGTAGGTTCATAGCCACCTTTTGCCGCTTCCTTGACTGATTTCGATCGGCGGTTCGGGCCGTCCGTGTCGGCCGGCACGGGACAGGACTCGGACGTCCTCGGTGTCGTCCCGGTCCCTGGTGAGACCAGGGGGACGGGCCGGCCCGCGCAGATGCCGATCAGCAACGCCTGGGAGGCGACGAGGCCGACGAGGCGATTCCGGAGGCGCCGGCGGCCGCGTCCGCAGACGAGGAGGAAGAAGAGGAAGACGATCTTCCGCCAGCTTGGTACGACCGCTGCTTCCCGTACAGGCGAGGCGTGGCCGGATCACCCCCAGGGCGCCATGTCCTCCGCCAGCACCCGCGCCATCGTGCGTTCGGCGAGCGCCGTGATGGTCACGAAGGGGTTGACCCCGAGCGACCCGGGCACGAGCGAGCCGTCCGTGACGTAGAGCCGGGAGTACCCCTTCACCCGGCCGTAGTCGTCCGTCGCCCGGCCCAGTACGCAGCCGCCCAGCGGGTGGTAGGTGAAGTCGTCGGCGAAGACCTTGCTGCCCGGCCCGAAGAGGTCGTAGCGGTAGATCGTCGAGTTGGCCGCGTTGATCCGGTCGAAGAGCTTCCTGGCCATGGCGACGGAGACGGCGCTGTGGGCGGCGGTCCAGCCGAGGCGCAGTTCGCCCGAGCCGGTGTCGTAGGAGAACGACGCCCGCTCCGGGTTCCCGGTGATCGCCAGGTAGAGGCTGACCCAGTGCTCCAGGCCGGTCGGCAGCGGGGCGATCTCGGCGAACACGGGGTTGGCGGTGTTGGCCCAGTCGTCGATGCCCATGACCGGCATGGTCGACTGGTTCGCGCCGACCGTGTCCCACAGGTGGTTGGCCCGGCCGAGCATCACGTTGCCGTTGGTGCCCCAGCCGGTGCCGACGCTCGCCGGGAGGTCGGGCAGGGTGCCCGTCTCCCGGGCGCGCAGCAGCAGTTCGGTGGTGCCGAGGCTGCCGCCGCCGAGGAAGAGGTAGGTGCAGCCGTACTCCTTGGTCTCGACGACCCGGCCGGTGGCGTCGATGCGGTCGGCGGTCAGGACGTAGCCGCCGTCCGGCGCCCTGCTGATCGCGCGCACCTTCTCCAGGGTGTGGACGGTGACCTTGCCGGTGCCGAGGGCGGCGGCCAGGTAGGTCTTGTCGAGGCTGCGCTTGCCGTGGTTGTTGCCGTAGATGACCTCCCCGGCGAGCGCGGACTCGGGGGCGGTGCCGGCCGCCTCGCGCTCCATGTGGCCGAAGTCGTAGACGCTCGGCACGAAGGTCGTCCGCAGGCCGGCCTTCTCGGCGTGCTTGCGGGAGACGCGGGTGAAGCGGTACCAGTCCGTCGACTCGAACCAGGCGGGGTCGACGGTGTTGACGCCGAGGGCGGCGCGGGCGCGCGGGAAGTACGTGCCGTACATCTCGCCGGCGTCGACGGTGGGGAACTGCTCGGCGAAGTACGCGCGGGGCGGGGTGACCGCCATGCTGCCGTTGACCAGGGAGCCGCCGCCGACGCCCCGGCCGACGTACACCGACATCTCCGCGAAGTGGACGCGGTCCAGGACACCCGGGTAGCGGCTGATGTCGCGGTTGACGACGTCCAGCCAGAGGAAGGTTCCGAGGGGCGCCTCGGTGCGGGTGCGGAACCACATGGAGCGCTGGTCCGGGGTGCGGGTGGAGCAGAAGACGTTGCCGTCGGGGCCTGGGGTGTTCCAGAGGCGGCCCATCTCCAGGACCAGGGTGCGGACGCCGGCCTGGGCGAGGCGGAGGGCGGCGACCGCGCCGCCGTAGCCGGAGCCGACGACGATGGCGGGGGAGGTGTCGACTGCGTCGGGCTGGGCGGCTCGGGCGCTTTCGAGGCCTATGCGGGTGAAGCCGAGGGTGCCTGCGGTCTGCAGGGCGGCCATGCCGAGGATTTGACGTCTTGTCAGATGACGGGTCGTCAGGTTTGCTGTCATGTTGGGCAGCATCGGCGGATTTTTGGGTTCCGCCTAGTGGGGTGCCGCTTGATCGTTGTGGGCGGGTGCGGGTTGTCTGTGGCTTGTCGCGCCCACGCGGCGGAGCCGCACATCGATACAGCCCCGCGCCCCTGAGGCACTTACAGCAAGTCCCTCAAGTGCTCCGCGAGCAGGTCCCAGCGCCACTTCTCCTCGACCCATCGCCTGCCCCGCTCCCCCATCCTGTGGCGCAGCTCCGCGTCGCCGAGGAGGGTGGTGATGCGGTCGGCCGTCTCCTCGGGGGAGGCGCCGCGCACCACCCAGCCGGTTTCGCCGTCCAGGACCGCGTCGGGGGCGCCGCCCGAGTCGCCGGCGACGACCGGGAGGCCCGTCGCGGAGGCCTCCAGGTAGACGATGCCGAGGCCCTCGACGTCCAGGCCGCCGCGGCGGGTGCGGCAGGGCATCGCGAAGACGTCGCCGGCGCCGTAGTGGGCGGGCAGCTCGGACCAGGGGACGGAGCCGGTGAAGCGTACGGCGGAGGCGACGCCGGTCTCGTGGGCGAGGCGGCGCAGGTCCCTCTCGTAGGGGCCGCCCCCGACGATGAGCAGCACCGTGTCCGGCTCGGCGGCGAGGATCCGGGGCATGGCCCGGATGAGGGTGTCCTGGCCCTTGCGGCGGACCAGGCGGGAGACGCAGACCACCACCGGGCGGTCCGTGAGGCCGAGGCGGGCCCGGATCTCGTCGCCGCCCGAGCCGGGGTGGAACGTCTTCTCGTCGACGCCCGGCGGCAGCTGGACCATGCGCGCGGCCGCCTCGGGCGTCAGGGCGGTGGCGATCCGTGAGCGCGTGTACTCGCCGAGGTAGGTGATCGTGTCGGTGGAGTCCCCGATGCGGCGCAGCAGCTGCCGGGCGGCGGGCAGCTGCGCCCAGCCGGCCTCGTGGCCGTGCGTGGTGGCGACCAGCCGCTCGGCGCCCGCGGCGCGCAGGGCCGGCGCCATCAGGCCGAGGGGGGCCGCCGCCCCGAACCACACCGACGTGCACCCGTGTTCCCGCAGCAGCCCGACGGCCCGCCGGGTGGCGCCCGGCGTCGGCAGCAGCATGGTCGTACGGTCGCGTACGACGGTGAAGGGCTGCTCGGCGTCGAAGGCGCGGGTCGCCTCGACGCCCTCCCGGCTGCGCTTCCAGGTCGACGCGTAGACGACCAGTTGCCGGGGGTCGAGCCGCAGCGCCATGTTGTGCAGGAACGCCTGGATGCCGCCGGGCCGGGGCGGGAAGTCGTTGGTGACGATCAGGGTCTTGCGCACGCCGCCGACCCTACCGAACCGCCCCTCGCGGACCTGCGTGGCGGCAGGTATGGCACGCTCACAGCCGGCGGGCCCATCATGGCCCCCTCGACACGGCACGCGGACAGGCAGGGATCACGTGAAGACGACGGGCGCGAGGCGGTCCCTGGCATGGCTCCCGGTGTTCTGGTGTCTCACGAGAGCGGTGCTGCTGCTGTTCGTGCTGAAGGTGTACGTCTTCCCGGGCCCGGACGTCACGAGCGACGTGCAGGTGATCTACCAGGGCTGGTACGGCGTCCTGCGCACCGGAACGTTCCCTCTGGAGGACGTCACCTGGCAGTACCCGCCC
This genomic stretch from Streptomyces sp. Go-475 harbors:
- a CDS encoding glycosyltransferase family 4 protein gives rise to the protein MRKTLIVTNDFPPRPGGIQAFLHNMALRLDPRQLVVYASTWKRSREGVEATRAFDAEQPFTVVRDRTTMLLPTPGATRRAVGLLREHGCTSVWFGAAAPLGLMAPALRAAGAERLVATTHGHEAGWAQLPAARQLLRRIGDSTDTITYLGEYTRSRIATALTPEAAARMVQLPPGVDEKTFHPGSGGDEIRARLGLTDRPVVVCVSRLVRRKGQDTLIRAMPRILAAEPDTVLLIVGGGPYERDLRRLAHETGVASAVRFTGSVPWSELPAHYGAGDVFAMPCRTRRGGLDVEGLGIVYLEASATGLPVVAGDSGGAPDAVLDGETGWVVRGASPEETADRITTLLGDAELRHRMGERGRRWVEEKWRWDLLAEHLRDLL